A window of Lusitaniella coriacea LEGE 07157 contains these coding sequences:
- a CDS encoding PepSY domain-containing protein yields MQISKTRLRQIHFTLAPILLFPVLLSLITGSLFQIAVLTDSANDFLWLLELHRGKFGSINLEMIYPFLNAFGMLMLATTGIMMWWQYRPRSANRTSSNPKTQEREL; encoded by the coding sequence ATGCAGATTTCTAAAACTCGCCTGCGCCAAATCCATTTCACCCTAGCGCCGATTCTCCTGTTTCCCGTGCTACTGTCGCTGATTACGGGTTCGCTATTTCAAATTGCCGTCCTCACCGATAGCGCGAATGATTTTCTGTGGTTATTGGAGCTACACCGAGGAAAGTTTGGTTCGATTAATCTGGAGATGATTTATCCGTTTCTCAATGCTTTTGGGATGCTGATGTTGGCAACAACAGGGATAATGATGTGGTGGCAGTATCGTCCGCGATCGGCAAACCGAACTTCTTCAAACCCGAAAACCCAAGAACGCGAATTGTAG